TTTATCTGGTTTGCTGTTCTTACCACCCTTTTAGTCTTTCTTGCAAAGAATCAGGGAATCGACAAAGTTCTTTTCGCATCTATAACCATAGTTAGTGCTGTGCGAATCTCTACGTATTTTAGTGAGGATCTCTCCCGAGAGCTTGCAAAATTACTTCCGTTGACCTTGCTTGCTCTCTACTTTATGGATGTTACGTATTTTTCTTTCAGTGCATCGCTCGCTATGCTCACGCAGACTGTTGGGCTTTATTCTACGATGATTTACTATCTTTTATTTATCATGATTATTGAGTTTACCATGCGTATCGGATATATACTAGTACGTCCCTTAGTCAAGCAAGAAGCATCAACTTCTTCTGTGGCATGATGCGAAACAAATTTTTATAAAGAGCACATTATTTCTTGTTTAGCTATATGTCTTATATACGGAGGTAGATACTATGGCAGACTGTCCTGTTTGTGGTGGAGATATTGAAGTAAACGACAAAGCCGTCAAGGGAGAATTGCTTGAATGCCCTGGTTGTGGTACTGAATTGGAAGTAAAGAAAACAAAGCCAGTACAGTTGGCTGAAGCACCCAAGGAAGAAGAAGATTGGGGTCAGTAATTGTTGATTTTTTCTTTTTTCAAGATTTTTTTCGTTCTTTTTCTTTTGTGTTTTGTCTGCATATCTTTGTCTAATGAATATTTATTTCTGATTAATATTAACAAGATAATGTTATACCATTAACCTATTAATATTAATGTTGTATAACACTTTGATCCTAAATCCAAATAAATAACAACTATCAATAAATTTGTTAAATAATTAACATTAAGTTTATATATGCGCCCTGTTTTCTTCTACTCCTTCATGCAATATAATTGTAATAGGATCATGGGGGATACCATGGAACAACAGACAATGGAAACACAAGCAGAACAAGCAGAACGTGCAGAAGAGAACACTTTACGTAACGATACTTTGCGTCAAGAACAGGCACGGGATTATTTTGAACGAATCACTCAGGTTGCCTTAGCCCATGGTGCCTATCGTGCAGAATGTATTGGCTTAGTGCCAACGGAAAATCTCCTGAGTCCTGCTGCTAGAGCTATCATGATGTCAGACCTCTCCCATCGTTATTTATTTCAGAATCCTATGTGGCGGTATGTGGGTGGGAAGTATCTTGCTGCCATTGAAGAAGCAACACTTGCATTAGCACGACAGGTATTTCGAGCACAATGGGCAAATGTCCGAGCCCTTTCGGGAGAGAACTGTACGAATATTATGCTCCATGGGTTAGTCAGACCTGGCACGGTTTTTTATCATGTTGCTCAGGAACATGGGGGTCATTTTGCCGCAAAGACCATTGCCGAGGTATTACGGGCAAAGCGGTTTATCCTTCCTTATGACACCACGAGAGCTGAAATTGATATACAGGCATGTCAGCAGATGTTTGCTCAAAATCCTCCTGATGTTATCTACCTCGACAGTTCGATGATCTTATTCCCTCATCCGGTTCAACAACTTCGAGCAATAGCACCATCGCATACCCTTATTTGCTACGATGGTTCACAGGTATTAGGACTTATCGCTGGACAACAGTTTCAAGATCCTTTGAGAGAGGGTGCAGATTTCCTGAGTGGAAGTTGTCACAAATCCTTCCCAGGTCCACAAAAGGGGATTATTCTGACGAATAGATCAGACAAAACACGTGATATTGAGGATGCCATTTTCCCAGGGTTAGTGTCAAATTTCCATCTTCATCATGTAGCAGCACTTGGCATTACCCTTGCTGAGGAGCTTGCGTTTGGCGAAGCATATGCGCAACAGACCATTGCAAATGCCAAGGCATTAGCTCAGGCATTACATGCACGTGGCTTTGATGTTCAGTGCAGAAATCGTGGCTTTACCCAGAGCCATCAGGTATGGGTAAACAT
The sequence above is a segment of the Candidatus Woesearchaeota archaeon genome. Coding sequences within it:
- the lysW gene encoding lysine biosynthesis protein LysW — protein: MADCPVCGGDIEVNDKAVKGELLECPGCGTELEVKKTKPVQLAEAPKEEEDWGQ
- a CDS encoding serine hydroxymethyltransferase, producing MQYNCNRIMGDTMEQQTMETQAEQAERAEENTLRNDTLRQEQARDYFERITQVALAHGAYRAECIGLVPTENLLSPAARAIMMSDLSHRYLFQNPMWRYVGGKYLAAIEEATLALARQVFRAQWANVRALSGENCTNIMLHGLVRPGTVFYHVAQEHGGHFAAKTIAEVLRAKRFILPYDTTRAEIDIQACQQMFAQNPPDVIYLDSSMILFPHPVQQLRAIAPSHTLICYDGSQVLGLIAGQQFQDPLREGADFLSGSCHKSFPGPQKGIILTNRSDKTRDIEDAIFPGLVSNFHLHHVAALGITLAEELAFGEAYAQQTIANAKALAQALHARGFDVQCRNRGFTQSHQVWVNIRPVCDPDHAVDALHKANLIANINMIPTINDRGLRLGVPEITRLGMTEADMDIIAGFMAAVLLERKDPWYVREKVIEFSAHYNNVHYCFK